TTACCTGTACGCGAAGCTCGACCAGGCGCAACTGCGCGATCCGGAGCACGGCCGCGAACAGGGGCTCAAGCAGTTCCTCGACGACAAGACGATCAAGCCGGGCCTGCAGGCCTACAAGCGCTGACGCAACCGGACGAGAGACACGCATGGCAGGAGACAACATGACCGACAGACGGATGCTGATCGCCGGCGAGTGGTGCGCCGCACGCGACGGGCGCACCTTCGACCGATTCAATCCCGCGACGGGTGCGCTGGCGTCGCGTGCGCCGGCGGCCGGCCTCGCCGACGCCGACGCGGCGATCGACGCCGCGCACCGCGCGTTTCCCGCCTGGTCCGCACTCGCGCCGACCGAGCGCCGCCGGCTGCTGCTGAAGGCGGCCGACCTGATGGACGCCCGCATCGACACGTTCATCGCGACCGGTGTGGCCGAAACCGGCGCGACGCCGGGCTGGATCGGCTTCAACGTGACGCTCGCGGCGAACATGCTGCGCGAGGCCGCGTCGATGACGACGCAGATCGCCGGCGACGTGATCCCGTCCGACGTGCCCGGCAATCTCGCGCTCGCGATGCGCGTGCCGTGCGGCGTCGTGCTCGGCATCGCGCCGTGGAACGCGCCGGTGATTCTCGGCACGCGTGCGCTGGCGATGCCGCTCGCGTGCGGCAACACGGTCGTGCTGAAGGCGTCCGAAGCGTGCCCCGGCGTGCACGCGCTGATCGGGGCGGTGCTGGACGAAGCGGGGCTCGGTGCGGGTGTGGTCAACGTGATCACGCATGCAGCGGTCGACGCACCCGAACTCGTCGAGCGGCTGATCGCACATCCGCATGTGAAGCGCATCAACTTCACCGGGTCGACGCATGTCGGGCGCATCATCGCGCGCCACGCGGCTGCTCACCTGAAGCCGGTGCTGCTCGAACTCGGCGGCAAGGCGCCCGTGCTCGTGCTGGACGATGCCGATCTCGACGCGGCTGTCGACGCGATCGCGTTCGGCGCGTTCTTCAATCAGGGGCAGATCTGCATGTCGACCGAGCGCGTGATCGTCGCGAGGCCGATTGCCGATACGCTCGTCGAACGCCTCGCCGCGAAGGCGCGCA
This window of the Burkholderia lata genome carries:
- a CDS encoding aldehyde dehydrogenase; the protein is MTDRRMLIAGEWCAARDGRTFDRFNPATGALASRAPAAGLADADAAIDAAHRAFPAWSALAPTERRRLLLKAADLMDARIDTFIATGVAETGATPGWIGFNVTLAANMLREAASMTTQIAGDVIPSDVPGNLALAMRVPCGVVLGIAPWNAPVILGTRALAMPLACGNTVVLKASEACPGVHALIGAVLDEAGLGAGVVNVITHAAVDAPELVERLIAHPHVKRINFTGSTHVGRIIARHAAAHLKPVLLELGGKAPVLVLDDADLDAAVDAIAFGAFFNQGQICMSTERVIVARPIADTLVERLAAKARTLVAGDPLAGHPLGTMVDAAAAARAASLVEDARAHGAQLPLGCRVEGATMQPAIVDGVTRDMRLYREESFAPVVAILRADSDDEAVALANDSEFGLSSSVFSRDVARAMAVARRIESGICHINGPTVHDEAQMPFGGTKASGYGRFGSRASIAEFTELRWITVQTVPRHYPI